The following DNA comes from Acidobacteriota bacterium.
CGATTTCACCGCCTGCATGGCTTTATGCCTGAGTATCCAGGGCTTCCAGTAAAGACCGATGTGATCGACATCGGATATTTTAATTCCCGCCTGCTCAAGACAATACTGCAATGCGCCGTGCGGGAAACCGGGTTTGTATTTCACCCGCGAAAAACGCTCTTCTTCAGCAGCGGCAACGATTTCACCATCGTGAATCAACGTCGCCGCCGCATCACCTAATGTAGTCAGTCCTAAAATGTACATAAATCTGCAAATTGATTTTTAACGCTTAATAAGAAATCCGAGATTAACGAACCAGATTAAGAGTTTCTAATTCGGCGGTTGCCTGCTTCACCTGATCAGTAGCTTGCTGTTGAGCAACCCAATCCAACAACTCAGGAATCTTGTCTTCAAGCCTGCATTTTGGCTCATAACCCAGCAATTCGCGGGTTCGCGAAATATCGGCAAAACAATGGCGAATGTCGCCAGCGCGGTATTTGGCGACGATTTCCGGTTCGATGTCTTTGCCTAAACCTTTGGCTAACATTTCTGCCACCTGTTTAATCGATGTGGCTACTCCGGTTCCGACATTCAAAGCCTGATAATCGGCGCGGTTGGTTTCGAGCGCCAATAAATTCGCCTGCACAATATCGCTGACATGAACAAAATCACGCGCCTGTTCTCCATCCTCAAAAATAACCGGAGGATGGTTGTTCAGAAGCCGCCCCGAAAAAATCGCACAAACACCGGTATAAGGGTTGGATAAAGCCTGACGCGAACCATAAGCATTGAAATAACGCAGAGCCACGGTCGGGATATTGTAAGCGCGACCGAAGACCAGACAATATTGTTCCTGGTCTTGTTTGCTGATCGCATAAACCGAAGTGGGGAATAAGGGCTTGTCTTCAGATGTTGGGGCAGCTTTCAAAGGCTTTCCTTCATTATCCACCACTTCCCAAATGCGGGCTTCAAGTTGTTCATTGGGGCGAATTTTAGGATAAAAAGCTTTTCCCTCAGAATTAGCATATGCACCTTCACCGTAAATTGACATGGAAGATGCGACAATCAATTTTTGAATTTTATCGCGCTTTGCAAGTATCGCTTCAAGCAAAACGGCAGTCCCAAAATCATTTGCTCGAACGTAACGAGTGATTTCGTACATAGATTGCCCGACGCCGACTTCGGCAGCCTGATGATAAACCGCATCAATGCCGTCAAGCGCCTGTTGAACAACCGCCGCATCACAAACATCACCCTGGATGAATTCGGCATCAGGGTTCAGGTACTCTGCCTTCCCCGAAGTGTGGACTTGCGGCACTAAAGCGTCAAGGATACGAACCCGCTGTCCCTTCGCCACCAGCGCATCAACCAAATGCGAACCGATGAACCCTGCGCCTCCGGTTACCAATACATTCATATTTCAACTCTCTCCCTCAATTTTATTACTCCGTCACGGATTTGATGTTTTCC
Coding sequences within:
- a CDS encoding NAD-dependent epimerase/dehydratase family protein codes for the protein MNVLVTGGAGFIGSHLVDALVAKGQRVRILDALVPQVHTSGKAEYLNPDAEFIQGDVCDAAVVQQALDGIDAVYHQAAEVGVGQSMYEITRYVRANDFGTAVLLEAILAKRDKIQKLIVASSMSIYGEGAYANSEGKAFYPKIRPNEQLEARIWEVVDNEGKPLKAAPTSEDKPLFPTSVYAISKQDQEQYCLVFGRAYNIPTVALRYFNAYGSRQALSNPYTGVCAIFSGRLLNNHPPVIFEDGEQARDFVHVSDIVQANLLALETNRADYQALNVGTGVATSIKQVAEMLAKGLGKDIEPEIVAKYRAGDIRHCFADISRTRELLGYEPKCRLEDKIPELLDWVAQQQATDQVKQATAELETLNLVR